A region of the Pseudomonadota bacterium genome:
GTCCGGCATGTCCGGGTCGTGTTTCAGCATATGGACGAAGCCGCCATAGCTGGTGATGCCGATGATATATTCGAAATACCAGCGGAACGCACAATCCGGGCTCTTGAGATAGGCCTGGGCTTCTTCGTCCGTATCGCACACCAGCAGCGTGCGCCCGGCGCGCCACTTTTCGCCGTTCACCGGCAGGCCGTGTTTTTGTCGCTCATCGGCATAATGTAGCCAATGTTCTTTCAACACATCTTCGGGCACGAAATTGGCCGAGATCGACATCCAATCGCGCCGCGCCGCGAGACGGATGCTGCCCGAGCCCCGGCTCATGGCCGGCAGCATGACCGGTGGATGCGGGTCCTGATAAGGTTTGCCCATGGCGCCGACACCGAGATCAGGCAGAATATTATGCTTGATCTCGAAATCCCAGAATTCGCCGTGGAATTCATAGGGCGGATCGGTTGCCCAGATGCCGTGGATCATATCGATCGATTCTTCCAGCATGGCCATGCGGTCGAGGTCAGCTATCTTGAACATCTCGAAATCGGGCGGCGTTGCGCCCGGCCCGATGCCCATATAAAAGCGCCCCTTCGACATATGGTCAAACTGCGCCGCCTGGCCGGCGATGATGGCCGGATGCTGATAGGGGAGACACATCACGCCGGCGCCAAATTTAATATTCTTGGTCTGTGGAATGAGCGCGGCAAAGAGCATCAATGGCGATTGGATCGGTTCAGAGGGGAGGGCAAAATGCTCGCCCAGCCAAACTTCATCAAAGCCGAGCTCGTCGGCGCATTTAATAATCTCCATGTCCTCCAAGAGAAGGGTGTGGTAGCCGCGTTTGAAATCCTGAATCGGATGCATAAATATGCCAAGTTGCATGAGATTGACTTCCTTGTTTTGATTCCCTCAGGTTTATCGTTTCTTCAAATACCTTAGCTGGCCGGGATGTAGCATGGGCCGGGCAGGGCTGGATATTGCTCGAGAATGCATTCGTCGATATCGAGGCCGAAGCCGGGCGCATCGCTTGGTTCGATATAGCCGTCCACTACGGTGAGCGGATTGCGCGCGAGGTCGGTGCGGAACGGATTGATCGGCGCCACATCGGCTTCGAAGATCAGGCCGTTTTGAATGGCGCAGAGCAGATGGACATTGGCCGCGGCGCCAATTATTGAATGGCTGGTATGGGGGGCCGCGAGAAAATGCCAGGCGGCGGCCATGTCGGCGATTTTCTTGACCTCCGTGATGCCGCCTGCCTTGGTGCAGTCGGCCTGGCAGATGGTGATGGCGCGGGCCTCAAAAAGTTCGCGGAAGGCTTGGCGGGTGTAATGATTCTCGCCCGCCGCAATGGGGATGCTGGTGCGTCTGGAAAGCTCCTGATAGCCCGGCACATTATCCGGCGAAAACGGCTCTTCCAGCCAATACACCCGGTTGGTCTCGCAATAATCGAGCACTTCCGGCAGATCTGTAACCGTATAGCGCGTTGCCGCGTCCACAGCGATATCAATGCCGTCGCCGAACGTCTTGCGAATATGGCTGACTCGCTCGGCATCCTTCTTGGGCGTATCGCCGACCCGC
Encoded here:
- a CDS encoding mandelate racemase/muconate lactonizing enzyme family protein, whose amino-acid sequence is MVKIAKIEASAHSRPFTEGVIRMGLGRNVKRDFVFVKVTADDGTIGYGEAHHGQNLTAMTEVIEKGVGSLIIGADPFDSEGIWERIKRQQIQTHGLGAGSIIALAGIDLALWDLKGKLLGQPVYRLLGGAAKKIRAYVGGLTLGFQPLDTLEKEVAGFLEMGFTAIKMRVGDTPKKDAERVSHIRKTFGDGIDIAVDAATRYTVTDLPEVLDYCETNRVYWLEEPFSPDNVPGYQELSRRTSIPIAAGENHYTRQAFRELFEARAITICQADCTKAGGITEVKKIADMAAAWHFLAAPHTSHSIIGAAANVHLLCAIQNGLIFEADVAPINPFRTDLARNPLTVVDGYIEPSDAPGFGLDIDECILEQYPALPGPCYIPAS
- a CDS encoding LLM class flavin-dependent oxidoreductase yields the protein MQLGIFMHPIQDFKRGYHTLLLEDMEIIKCADELGFDEVWLGEHFALPSEPIQSPLMLFAALIPQTKNIKFGAGVMCLPYQHPAIIAGQAAQFDHMSKGRFYMGIGPGATPPDFEMFKIADLDRMAMLEESIDMIHGIWATDPPYEFHGEFWDFEIKHNILPDLGVGAMGKPYQDPHPPVMLPAMSRGSGSIRLAARRDWMSISANFVPEDVLKEHWLHYADERQKHGLPVNGEKWRAGRTLLVCDTDEEAQAYLKSPDCAFRWYFEYIIGITSYGGFVHMLKHDPDMPDDEITVDYCIENIVMAGSPKTVADKLAQFREDTGPFETLIISHHDWVHKKLWRRHMELMATEVMPRLRDAIGWDKEAAE